The Elephas maximus indicus isolate mEleMax1 chromosome 6, mEleMax1 primary haplotype, whole genome shotgun sequence genomic sequence gttaataagtcttcctccaaccccgatgtcccattcttcttcatatagtccagcttctccaattattgactcagcatacagattgaataaatatggtaaaaggacacaaccctgatgcacatctttcctcattttaaactatgcagcatccccttgttctgtttgaattgactgcctcttggtctaagtacaggctcctcaagagcacaattatgtgttctggaattcccattctttgaaatattatccattccacacagtccaatgcctttgcataatcaataaaatacaggtaaacatctttccagtattctctgctttcagctaaggcCCATCTGACATTaccaatgatatctctcattccacatcgtcttctgaatctggcttgaatttctcgcagttcAAGCCAGGTGTACTGCTATAACCGCTTTTGAATAATCATCAGCAAaactttatttgtgtgtgatattaatggtattgttcaataatttctgcattctgttggatcgcctttctttggaatgggcacaaatatgtatctcttccagggtgttggccaggtagctgtcttccaaatttcttggcatagataaatgaggacttccagcattgcagccgtttgttgaaacatctcaattggtattctgtcaattcccggaggcttgttttcgccaatgccttcagtgcagcttggacttcttctttccgtaccattggttcttgatcatactacctcctgaaatggttgaacgtcgactaatttttttttcggtacagtgactccatgtattcctttcatcttcttttgatgcttcctgcatcatttaatattttccctgtagaatcctccaatattgcaactcgaggcttgaattatctcttcagttctttcagcttgagaaatgccaagtgtgcccttctcttttggttttctctttgtctttgcacatgtcattataatactttgtcttcttgagccgccctttgaaatcttctgttcagctcttttacttcctcatttcttcctttctctttagctactctatgcttAAGAGCAATACAACTACATAattgtttcttttcatcatttttctccattatttcatataaatgtagaatatttttaaGCTGTTCTCTGAAATAATTGCTACCGTAGCTATAATTCATAATAATTATGAATTAATTTATTACTGAATGATCTATACAGAAGTATTTTCAAACTCATTAATACAGGTCTCTGAAGCACCACATATTTCTTCTTACAGATTTGGAAAATTTCCTGTTAACACTAAGGaaacattaaagggcaagaaaaaggaaagtaggaaggaagagggaggtagggagggagggaaagagggagggcggagggaaagaagaaaaatacaaaatagaaataaactGAAAAAGATTTTAGAAGAGTATGAAAGAACTGAATTTATAAAAAAGAGGGCAGATAACTTACAAACACATGCATTGGTCCATGTGAACCAACAAATTAACCAGTTTGcctggagtcagttcctactcatggtgaccccatgtgtgtgagaggagaactgtgctgcacagggttttcaatggctggtttctcTGAAGTAGATTCCCATGACTTTCATCCCAGGCCAccctagaacctccaacctttctatcagcagcagctgagcatgctaacctaatggttgcataacccagggactcctattgcATGTGATACTTTTTTAATCTTGAGAATGTTGTGCCTTTGTCTATTCTGGCTGTTTTCTCAGCACATTAAAATTGTTTATTGCCTTTTTTGCTTCTTCCACTAGAAATTGAGCTCTTTGCCTTGTGTCTGCATTGGCAGAGTATCTGTCTCATAGGAgattgtggtaggcagaattctgcCACAAGCCTCAGTGACCCGCATCCTTGTATAGTTCTCCCTTTTAAGGGTGAGAAGAACTGTGAATATGATGGGATAGCACTCCCATGATTACATCATGCTCTGTGACATCATCACTTTTGGTAGGCTTGGTCTACTCACCTGAACTGGCGGGCTTGGTGTACTTGCCAGAGCTGGTGAGGTTATAAATGGATGCAGTGGATCTGCAAAGCAAGCTGGAAATGTGCGGTGACATTATATATAAGCTGGAAACGTGTGCTGACATTATATATAAGCTGGAAATGTGCGGTGACATTATATATAAGCTAGAAATGTGTGGCGACATTATATATAAGCTGGAAATGTGCGGTGAGGTTATATATAAGCTGGAAATGTGTGCTGACGTTATATATAAGCTGGAAATGTGTGCTGACATTATATATAAGCATCTGCCCCCTGACCATTAGCGTGTATTCTTGGGTTTATGTCACAGCTGCCCTTATGTCTCCCACCCTCAAACTGGGAACTCTTTGGAGTGAGGGGCCAGAGCTGCCTCTGAACCTACCCCTGAGGATGAAAGCTCTCTGGAGTGAGCGGTCATAGGTGCCCCCTCATATCCCTCGTCAAACCAGGGGCTCCCAATGACGGCCTTTCTTCTACAGACCTGGGGCTCCACAGCAGGGCAGGCCTAGGGCGGCTCCGGGGCGTgcccccgcccctgcccccgGCCCGCGGAGGGAGGCGGTTACCCGGCGGTCCCGAGCCGGGCGGCCGCTCCCAAGCCTGGCGGCCGCTCCAAGCTGAAAGCAGTCAGGCCCATGGCTGGCTCCGGGACCGGGGACACAGGCCGAGGCCATTCAGGGGCCTTGGCACAGCCGGCCGCCCAGCTCTGGACCagcctcctgctgctgctgctgccgtcGCCCCTAACTGCGGAGGCAGCCGTGGGGCCGCCAGGGCGCCAGAGCCGGCGGCGGGGTCCGGAGCGGAGTCATGGGGGCGGGCCGGGCCGGGCGGGGGTTGCTCCGCGGGGAGGGGCCCGAGGCTGCCGGCCGACTCTGACGTGTACTACCCCTCTTTACTCTGTATTTCCCTCCCCAAGACAGTGGCCAGGACATCAGCCAAGGTGGGTCGAGCTCTGTCGTCTGTTGGGTGTGGGCGACCATGGGATGTGGACAGCTGGGAGGGCTGGGCTGTAAGGTCTGGTCTCCTGAGAGGCCCAGGAGTGCTGAGGCCCAAGGGGACCAGGGTGCCCTCTCTTTCCTTCTAGCTCCTTCCCGCTGGACATCAAGCCTCCTTCACTTAAGGGGCGAGGTCTTGGACAGGGAGCTGTGCAGATCAGCCCTATACTCTCTTCATTTTAAGGATGAGGAAGTACTGCTTGAAACGACAGTTGTCAGTAGTCTGTTTAACGCACTCCAGCTCCTTCTGCTAATCtcactgtgcctcagtctccccagGAGATGAGACTGAGGGGGAGGGGCGAGAGCACTTCAGCCTCAGTGACCCTGAAAATAATAGCCCCTCTGTAAGCCCTCACTTTCTGCATCTTCAGCAGGAGTGTGCCAGTTCAGCGCAGTGAGGTCCTGGAAGTGCTTGGCACAGCATCAGCTCCCAGCCCATCTACCCCTTGGCCAGCCCACTTCTGAGCCGGTGCCCACCGGTAGCAGCCTTTCTCCCTCAGACCCACAGGCTCTTCTCACAAAGTTCACTCCTCAGTGGCTGCCATCACAGACGAGGCCTGGCAGCCCTTTGGGATCTAGGCCATGTCACTTGGCTTTGGTTTTCCACCTGGGTCCTGTTGATGTTGACATTTGGGGCACTGTGGGCTGGTGTCCTTAACACAAGTACCTCACGGCGTGTTGTCTCCACAGTGTGTGGGAAGCCCACGGTATCCGGGAAGATCTTTGGTGGCCAGAATGCGGTGGGTGAGCGATGGCCGTGGCAGGCCAGCCTACTCTACCATGGCAAGCACATCTGCGGAGCTGTCCTCATAGAACGCCACTGGGTGGTCTCAGCTGCCCACTGCTTCCTCAAGTGCGTCTTCCCTCCATGGGGTCCCAGCTGCTGGATTGGGCTAGGGTAGGCACAGGGTGGAAAGGTGGGAATAGGGTAGAGGGTGTCCAACCTGTTTTTCTAGGCCTTGTTCTTGGACAGTTTGCTGCCACCAATTGTGCTGATGTGTGCTGTTGCCTTGCTTTTGGCCCAGCAGTCTCCTCTGTCTGGAATGCCATACTTGCTCACCATCTGAACCCCCTTTCCCCTGAATAAGACCTCTCTGGACTGGGTTAGGCAGCCTTCTTCCGCGGAAGAGCCTCAGTGTATTCTGCACAACAGCCTGTCAAGCTTGGCTCTGTGTCATCTTTCCCTCTATTTCTGCAGGTGGACTCTGTGCCTCCCAGTCCGGATGGTGTGTGTGTTGAGTAAATGGGGGAGAGAATGAGCATGGGATGAGTGGGTGAATGTGTGTGCTGGGACCTGCACTTGCTGCTTTGTGGGCTGGTGGCCCAGGGGTCTGTCTGGTCCAGCATTGCCACTAATATGCTCTCTCACTTTGGAGATATAATTTGCTTTCTTAAGGCCCCATCTTTCTTCTTCCATCTCAAAATCTATGATTCTCTGACCAGGACACACCAAGAAGTTGACCCTGTCTCTTGACTATCTGCATCACATCTCCTGGGACAGAGGCCATGTAAACTCATTTCTCACCCTGAGGATGCCCCCTGGTCCccaccccctccacacacacatttCGGTAATACCTACAAAGATCATTTGATTATCTCAGTTACAtgtacattattttaaaatagttgtGATTATCAGTAAATAATGGAAAAAGGGTTTTAGTTACAGAGTAATTGCCCCCAGTCCACTCTTTATCTTCCCCAGACTTTGAGAATCTAAGTCCTGCTTACGCTCAGGGTGGGCTTTGGTTTCTACCTCTTGCCCAGCTCTTGACAGTCCCACAAGACTTTGATGGGCTTTAGTTTCCTCTCATGTAAATGGTAATGAGTGTGCAGTGTCTGGATGTACACTTGGCACAGCTTTAAGTCAGAGTGACAGCCCCAGTGCCCTGTCTCCCTGGGCAGCATTGGTAACATACACTCTTCACTTTAAGGCTATGAATCTCACAGGCAGATGCAGTTACAACATGACAATCAATGTCACTTCCCATAGAGTGAAAGTTCTCAAAGTCAGGAACCAGCCTTTTGTCCTCTCCCAGCCAGAGCTTTCTGTGGGCCATAGGCCATCCCTGCCAGAGGCTCACCGAGGTCCTGATCTCCCTGCACACTGGCACAGCCCTCTTCTCTGAGGCATCCTGGAACTCTGTGTCTTCCCATCACTGTAGAACTACCTGCCCACAGGCCAGAGAAAGGGATGAAACACATGGCCTCTATCCAAGGAGAAGTGACACAGACTGTCCAGAGACTGGGCGACTACTTGGGTCTCCCAGAGACGGAAGAATGTCACAGCTCAAGTCAGTAAGCCAGAGCTCTGGTACCAGCTGGCTTTGAGACACCACTTTGGCCCCATTTATTTAGCACCAATGAGTGTCAGACCCTGTGTGAGGCCCACTGTGGCAGATATGGAGATGTAAGGCTCATCTCAAGTTTCTCATCCTATCAGGAAGGTGATACAGGACAGAAAGGCCAGTATGTGTGAGAGCACACACCCCTGAGAGAGTCAGCAGATGCTCCATGGCTCCCATCAGAGGGTGGGCTTGGTTGGAGGGGCCTTGGCAGAAAGGACTTGGACATGTGGAGTCTGCGTAGGGGGACACAGCACAAGCTGGACGTGCAGGTTGTAAAGTGCCAGTTGCTTTGCAAACAGGGAGTTTAGTCCCACATACTCCTCTGTTTGAAGAGGATGGCATGTAAGGATTGAGAAGGAGTAGATGGGAATGTAGCTGGGGATGGATTATGCTGGGTGGGAAACAAAGTCTTTGAGGGGAGTTTTCAGAAGGTTCTGGTGAGAGCTGGGACTGAGCCAAGTCTCCTCATGTCTAAAATGAAGGGTGTGCAATTTGATGTGCTCCCAATGTCTTTTCTAGCACTAAGACTCTGCTCTTTTGAATTTGTGGTGTGTTGGGGAAGCCATCAGAAAATTTCTAAAGACAAGTGTACTGAGGCTGTAGAGAGGAATCAAACCCACCTCAAGAGGAGGGCTACCTGATAATAGGAAGTCAGGGGTGGTCCAGGGGCTTGCCAGGAGGGGTGGGCAGTCCAGGGCAAGGGTGCTGGCCCAGCATTCAGAGGACGCTCCCACCAACAGGTCTCACCAGCCAGTGGACTACCATGTGCTTCTAGGGTACAATCAGTTAAAACGGCCCACACAGCACAGCCTTCAACTGACAGTGAACCGTGTCATCGTCCACCCTGACTTCGACAGGTTTCACACCATGGGGAGCGACATTGTCATGTTGCAACTGCACCTGCCTGTGAACTTCTCTTCCCACATcatccctgcctgcctcccaacGCTTCAGACACCAATTCCCACTCATGAGACCTGCTGGATCACTGGCTGGGGGATGGTCACTGAGGATGGTGAGAGGGACAGAGCAGGTTGGGTAATAGGAAAAAGGTGAAGGGGAAAGGGAGGTGCAGCTTAGAGGGGGGTGCCAGCTGGGCTCTAGTTCTGTGTCTCATTCTTATCATATAAAATGACTATTGTCGGGCCCTCCCTACCCGGTAGGCATGTTAATCTAAAGCTTCAAGTTTCCCGCAGTCAATCGGTCAAAAGTCTAAGCATCTGCAACTTGGAATCAGGAACCTGGATTCTGTGACTCTGAACCATGCACAAATCTGTTGGTCTGAGCAGCCATGGGTCTGTTATGATTTGATTCAGTCCTGACTCCAAGTCCTGCTTGGGTCTTGCCTACTTCAGGGCTGCACCAAATTATCTCATGAACTTCCACCGGCATAGAAGGTGCTTGGCAGAGCATTAAGGAAATGAAGGTTGGGTCTGCCCTCTGGTCTGCGGGGTCAAGTTAGGGCATTCATGACTTAAGTATATTTACCACTGTGAACCTCACTTCGTTTATCCTTTAACTCAAATAAAACTTGCCCATTCTGCTGGCTTCCTTGGCTCATATGTTTTTACATTGGGAGGAGAAAAGTTGGGGAAAGTTTTTTGCAAGgatgaatgtttttttttattgtggtaaaaaaaatatgtatatatatatatgtacttataGATATATGTTATGGTtattaggcgccatcaagtctcTTCCTACTCATgttgaccctgtgtacaacagaacgaaacactgccagatcctgcaccgtcctcttgatcattgttatgcttgagcccattgttacagccactgtgtcagtccatctcgttgagggtcttcctctttttcactgaccctctaccaagcatgatgtcgttctccagggaccaatcacTCCTAATTACATGTTcaaggtatgtaagacaaagtctcgccatcctcgcttctaaggaacgttctggctgtacttctttgaaggcagatctgttcattcttccagcagttcgtggtacattcaatattcttcaccaacaccataattcaaaggtgtcaattcttcttcagtcttccctattcattgcccagctttggcatgcagatgaggtgattgaaaacaccatggcttgggtcagcaatgatgtccctcattccatatcctcttctgaatccagctttaatttctggcagttccctgtcgatgtactgctacaaccacttttgaatgatcttcaccaaaattttacttgcatgtgatattaatgttattactcaataattttcacattctgttggatcacctttctttggaataggcataaatatggatctcttccagtcagttggtgaggtagctgtcttccaaatttcttggcatacattagtgagcacttccagtgctgcatccatttgttgaaacatctaatttgatattccgttaattcctggagccttgtttttcaccaatgtcttcagtgcagcttgtatttcttcctccagtaccatctgttcttgatcatatactatgtcctgaaatagttgaacatcgttcaattctttttggtacagtgactctgtggattccttccaccttcttttgatgcttcctgcatcattcagtattttgcccataaaatccttcactattgcaactcaaggcttgaagtttttcttcagttctttcagcttgagaaatgccaaatgtgttcttcccttttggttttctaactctaggtctatGCACGTGTTGTTATAATACGTTGTtgtcttgaaatcttctgttcagcttttttactttatcatttcttctgttccctttagctactcagtgttcaagagcaactttcagaatctcttctgacattcattttggtcttttctttctttcctgtctctttagtgacctcttgctttcttcatgtatgatgtccttgatgtcagtccacaactcttctggtcttcggtcattagtgttcaactcatcaaatctgtccttgagatggtctctgaattcaggcaggatattctcaaagtcgtactttggctcttgtggacttgtttctaattttcttcagcttcaacttgaacttgcatatactagttgatggtctgttctgcagtcagctcctggccttgttctcactgatgatattgagtttttccatcatctctttcaacagatgtagtcgatttaattcctgcgtattccatccagcaaggtccatgtgtatagttaccgtttatgttattaaaaaaagatatttgcaatgaagaagtcattggtcttgtgaaattctaccctgtgatctccagcatcgtttctatcaccaaggccatattttccaactactggtccttcttctttgtttccaacttttgcattccagtcaccattgGAATGTTTGTACATAGGTAtagatacatataacaaaacatttgccattccaactttttttaattgtgctttaaatgaaatttacagctcaagttagtttctcatacaaaattttgtacacacattgttatgtgaccctagttgctatccctataatgtgacagcacactcctcttctccacttcggacttccatgtccattcaaccagcttctatctctttctgccttctcctcttgcctccagacaggagctacccatttgctCTCATATacctgattgagctaagaagcacacgcttcatgagtatcattttatgtcttacagcccAGTCTAAtcaatgtctgaagagttggctttgggaatggttttagttctgggttaacagagagtccaggggtcatgtcttctggggttcctccagtctcagtcagaccatttagtctggttttttccctagaatttgagttttgcaacccacttttctcctcctccatcagggactctctgttgtgttccctgtcagggcggtcattggccaggcaccatctagttcttctggtgtcagggatgaagtctctggtttatgtggccctttttgtctcttgggctaatattttccttgtgtctttggtgttcttcattcttctttgctctaggtgagttgggaccaattgatgcatcttagatgaccactcactagcttttaagaccccagacaccactcatctaagtgggatgcagaacattttcttaataaactttgttatgccaattgacctagatgtcgcctgaaaccatggcccccagacccccaccctcaacatttttctgcatatataattcagtggcattaattatgttcCTCATGTTGTGCATACATCACCACTATCAGtatccaaatttttccatcaccttaacaaaaacccagtgccctctgaGCATTGATTCAGGTTTCCACTAGTTTTcaccccagtaaccactaataagctttggtctctatacatttgcctgttctatatatttcatataagtgggatcatacaatatttgttcttttgtgactgacttatttcactcagcatattgttttctgggttcatccatgttgtagcatgtatcagacttCATTTCCCTTTTGGCTGAACAATATTCCATGTATTGTGTACTACATTTTACTtattcatctactgatggacatttaagctgtttccacttttttgatattgtgaatagtgctgtaatgaacactggtgtacatgtatctgtttgtatccctgctttcaattccttTGAgtaatatacctaggagtagaattgctgaatcataatgtaattctatgtttaactacttgaggaactgccaaactgttttccacagtggctgcactattTTATTATCTGTACTAGCAATGTATGAGGATTCCAAtatctctacatcctcaccaacatttattgttttccattttactGTTAATACCCGTCCTTGTcaaagtgaagtggtatctcattgtgggtttgatttgcatttctctaatgacaagaaggaagccctggtggtgcagtggttaagtgctagggctgctacccttaaaaggtcggcagttcaaacccaccaggtgctcctcggaaaccctatggggaagttctgctctgtcctatagggtctctgtgagttggaatctactcggcagcaatttttttttctttttttttaatgacaagatgaaaggaatacacagcatCACAGtgccaaaaagaatcggtcgttgttcaatcatttcaggaggtagcatatgatcaagagccaatggtactgaaggaagaaatccaagctgcactgaagacattggtgaaaaacaaggctccaggaattgagggaataccaaccgaaatgtttcaataaactgatgcagcactgaaagcacTCATTTctgtatgtcaagaaatttggaagacaagctACCTTGCCACCCAATTGGAAGGAATCAagatttatacctattccaaagaaaggtgatccaaccgaatgcgaaaattattgaacaatatcattaatatcacatggaagtaaaattttgctaaagatcgttcagaagtggttgcagcagtacttctatagggaactgccagaaattgaagctgggttcagaagaggacatggaatgagggatatcgttgccgatgtcaggtggatcttggctgaaagcggagaatagcAGACAGATATTTACCTgcttttttttgactatgcaaaggcattcgacggtgtgttgttgttgtcgttaggtgccgtcgagtcagttccgactcatagtgaccccgtgcacaacagaacgaaacactgcccgatcctgagccatcgttacaatcgttgttacgcttgagctcgttgttgcagccactgtgtcaatccacctcgttgagggtcttcctcttttccgctgacccagtactctgccaagcatgatgtccttct encodes the following:
- the LOC126077943 gene encoding putative serine protease 47, whose protein sequence is MAGSGTGDTGRGHSGALAQPAAQLWTSLLLLLLPSPLTAEAAVGPPGRQSRRRGRVLPLFTLYFPPQDSGQDISQVCGKPTVSGKIFGGQNAVGERWPWQASLLYHGKHICGAVLIERHWVVSAAHCFLKCVFPPWGPSCWIGLGLPAITLTSSGGRGRHHR